A genomic region of Xanthomonas campestris pv. phormiicola contains the following coding sequences:
- a CDS encoding alpha/beta hydrolase, producing MTLRTFACPSRVGRLAGLRSGDPHGPKVLALHGWLDNAASFVPLSAQLPQLDLVMLDLPGHGHSDALPAGADYLLTSALHPLLDAADALGWERFAVLGHSMGAAIASTLAAAAPQRIEKLVAIEMLGGLAETVEGTLDRLRDSVAATRRAGASPLRVFSDLAAPVRARMQANQLSEPAARLLVERGVEAVDGGYVWRSDRRLTLPTAVRLSEAQVQALLAGIECPARVIYADPAQPYFPEPLRNERAARLRHGRVHVLPGTHHLHMEQPAAVATLLHDFF from the coding sequence ATGACGCTGCGCACGTTCGCCTGCCCGTCGCGGGTGGGCAGGCTGGCCGGGCTGCGCAGCGGCGATCCGCACGGACCCAAGGTACTGGCGCTGCACGGCTGGCTGGACAACGCCGCCAGCTTCGTGCCGCTGAGCGCGCAGTTGCCGCAGCTGGACCTGGTGATGCTGGACCTGCCCGGCCACGGCCACAGTGACGCCTTGCCGGCCGGCGCCGACTATCTGCTGACCAGCGCGCTGCATCCGCTGCTGGATGCGGCCGACGCGCTGGGCTGGGAGCGCTTTGCGGTGCTCGGCCATTCGATGGGTGCGGCGATCGCCAGCACCCTGGCCGCGGCGGCGCCGCAGCGCATCGAGAAGCTGGTCGCGATCGAGATGCTGGGCGGTCTGGCCGAGACCGTGGAGGGCACGCTGGACCGCCTGCGCGACAGCGTCGCCGCGACCCGCCGCGCCGGCGCCTCGCCGCTGCGCGTGTTCTCCGACCTGGCCGCGCCGGTGCGCGCGCGGATGCAGGCCAACCAGCTCAGCGAACCGGCGGCGCGGCTGCTGGTGGAGCGCGGGGTCGAGGCGGTGGACGGCGGCTACGTGTGGCGCAGCGACCGGCGCCTGACCCTGCCCACCGCGGTGCGGCTGAGCGAGGCGCAGGTGCAGGCGCTGCTGGCCGGCATCGAGTGCCCGGCGCGGGTGATCTACGCCGATCCGGCGCAGCCGTATTTCCCCGAGCCGTTGCGCAACGAACGTGCGGCACGGCTGCGCCATGGCCGCGTGCATGTGTTGCCGGGCACCCACCATCTGCACATGGAGCAGCCGGCCGCGGTGGCGACGCTGTTGCACGACTTCTTCTGA
- the hemH gene encoding ferrochelatase: MSDVPETAVLVVNLGTPEAPTAPAVARYLAEFLGDKRVVAIPRLFWWPLLNWVILPRRSPRSAEKYALVWLPEGSPLAVYTRRLAEGMQRELPGHRVAWAMRYGTPALAPALDALRDGGMRRIVVLPLYPQYSTTTTASIEDVVQAWQARNPQLPVTLIEDYPTDPAWVEAVADSVRTHWAQHGRGETLFFSFHGLPQRVANNGDPYPQRCEASAQAIAAALGLGAGDWQLGYQSRFGAERWLQPYAEPSLWQLAERGTKRVDVICPGFATDCLETLEEVAMGFVETCAQRGMQVRYIPCLNDAPAHARALAQLAARTA, from the coding sequence ATGAGCGACGTACCCGAGACCGCCGTGCTGGTGGTGAATCTAGGCACGCCCGAGGCGCCGACTGCGCCTGCGGTCGCCCGTTACCTGGCCGAGTTCCTCGGCGACAAACGCGTTGTGGCCATTCCCAGGCTGTTCTGGTGGCCGCTGCTGAACTGGGTGATCCTGCCGCGGCGCTCGCCGCGTTCGGCGGAGAAATACGCGCTGGTGTGGCTGCCGGAAGGCTCGCCGCTGGCGGTGTACACCCGGCGCCTGGCCGAGGGCATGCAGCGCGAACTGCCCGGGCATCGCGTGGCCTGGGCGATGCGCTACGGTACCCCGGCGCTGGCGCCGGCGCTGGACGCGCTGCGCGACGGCGGCATGCGCCGGATCGTGGTGCTGCCGCTGTACCCGCAATATTCGACCACCACCACCGCCTCGATCGAGGACGTGGTGCAGGCCTGGCAGGCGCGCAATCCGCAGCTGCCGGTGACCCTGATCGAGGACTATCCGACCGATCCGGCCTGGGTCGAGGCGGTGGCCGACAGCGTGCGCACGCACTGGGCGCAGCACGGCCGCGGCGAGACCCTGTTCTTCTCCTTCCATGGCCTGCCGCAGCGCGTGGCCAACAACGGCGATCCGTACCCGCAGCGTTGCGAGGCCAGCGCGCAGGCGATCGCCGCGGCGCTGGGCCTGGGCGCCGGCGACTGGCAGCTCGGTTACCAGTCGCGCTTCGGCGCCGAGCGCTGGCTGCAGCCGTACGCGGAGCCGAGCCTGTGGCAGCTGGCCGAGCGGGGCACCAAGCGGGTCGACGTGATCTGCCCGGGCTTCGCCACCGACTGCCTGGAAACGCTGGAGGAAGTGGCGATGGGTTTCGTCGAGACCTGCGCCCAGCGCGGCATGCAGGTGCGTTACATCCCCTGCCTCAACGACGCCCCGGCGCACGCACGCGCGCTGGCGCAGCTGGCCGCCCGCACCGCATGA
- a CDS encoding YSC84-related protein has translation MPRLPRLALLLSTTLFVGHAVAGPEEDERARNALRVLSDIQEIPEQSIPDKLLDEGRAIVVIPDTLKAGLVIGGRRGHGLMSVKRPDGTWSNPVFVKLTGGSIGFQVGVQSSDVVLVFRNDRSLDNIVNGKFTLGADAGVAAGPVGRNASAATDGQLKAEIWSWSRARGLFAGVALDGAALQIDDAADLNVYGGNTTPRMIFEGRTTSLPSNDVVAFRDKLEEATYAARQNRGTDGGDRRTAAAPPPRPQPAAQAAPPTVAEPADGASTAPLQAPPQTAPQQGFQPVSEGEIRTESLDGNH, from the coding sequence ATGCCCCGCCTGCCGCGCCTCGCCCTGTTGTTGAGCACCACGCTGTTCGTCGGCCACGCCGTGGCCGGCCCGGAAGAAGACGAGCGCGCCCGCAATGCGCTGCGCGTGCTGAGCGACATCCAGGAGATCCCGGAGCAATCCATCCCCGACAAGCTGCTCGACGAGGGCCGCGCGATCGTGGTGATCCCGGACACGCTCAAGGCCGGTCTGGTCATCGGCGGGCGCCGCGGCCACGGCCTGATGTCGGTCAAGCGTCCCGACGGCACCTGGTCCAACCCGGTGTTCGTCAAGCTCACCGGCGGCAGCATCGGCTTCCAGGTCGGCGTGCAGTCCTCCGACGTGGTGCTGGTGTTCCGCAACGACCGCAGCCTGGACAACATCGTCAACGGCAAGTTCACCCTCGGCGCCGATGCCGGGGTCGCCGCCGGCCCGGTCGGGCGCAACGCCTCCGCCGCCACCGACGGCCAGCTCAAGGCCGAGATCTGGTCGTGGTCGCGCGCGCGCGGCCTGTTCGCCGGCGTGGCGCTGGACGGCGCGGCGCTGCAGATCGACGATGCCGCCGACCTCAACGTGTACGGCGGCAACACCACCCCGCGCATGATCTTCGAAGGCCGCACCACGTCCCTGCCGTCCAACGACGTGGTCGCCTTCCGCGACAAGCTCGAGGAAGCCACCTATGCCGCGCGGCAGAACCGCGGCACCGACGGCGGCGATCGCCGCACCGCCGCGGCACCGCCGCCGCGGCCGCAGCCGGCGGCGCAGGCCGCACCGCCCACGGTCGCCGAGCCCGCCGACGGCGCCAGCACCGCGCCATTGCAGGCCCCGCCGCAGACGGCGCCGCAGCAGGGCTTCCAGCCGGTGTCCGAAGGCGAGATCCGCACCGAGTCGCTGGACGGCAACCACTAG
- the tatA gene encoding Sec-independent protein translocase subunit TatA — MGGFSIWHWLVVLVIVLLVFGTKRLTSGAKDLGSAVKEFKKGMRDEDKPAGQLGDESRSSEHSRDSQAERDRDAR, encoded by the coding sequence ATGGGCGGTTTTAGCATCTGGCACTGGCTGGTCGTGCTGGTGATCGTGCTGCTGGTGTTCGGCACCAAGCGGCTGACCAGCGGCGCCAAGGATCTGGGCAGTGCGGTCAAGGAGTTCAAGAAAGGCATGCGCGACGAGGACAAGCCCGCCGGCCAGCTCGGCGACGAGTCGCGCAGCAGCGAGCACTCCCGCGACAGCCAGGCCGAACGCGACCGCGACGCGCGCTGA
- the tatB gene encoding Sec-independent protein translocase protein TatB codes for MFDIGFSELLLIAVVALVVLGPERLPKAARFAGLWVRRARAQWDSVKQELERELEAEELKRSLQDVQASLRQAESQLRDSGQQLQRETEALRREIDPTGPPPLAEGAPAASAPPTTTPASEPLPPSGAAAADHPLPATTPAAPTTQTHAPGDAPAPAAHGPAPTPPAPGAAPPNGDPEAPR; via the coding sequence GTGTTCGATATCGGATTCAGCGAGCTGCTGCTGATCGCCGTGGTGGCGCTGGTGGTGCTCGGCCCGGAACGCCTGCCCAAGGCCGCGCGCTTCGCCGGCCTGTGGGTACGCCGCGCGCGCGCGCAGTGGGATTCGGTGAAGCAGGAACTGGAGCGCGAACTGGAAGCCGAGGAACTCAAGCGCAGCCTGCAGGACGTGCAGGCCTCGCTGCGCCAGGCCGAATCGCAACTGCGCGACAGCGGCCAGCAGCTGCAGCGCGAGACCGAGGCGCTGCGCCGCGAGATCGACCCGACCGGGCCGCCGCCGCTGGCCGAGGGCGCGCCGGCGGCCAGCGCACCGCCGACCACGACGCCAGCGTCGGAACCACTGCCGCCGTCCGGCGCTGCCGCCGCCGACCACCCGTTGCCGGCCACCACGCCAGCCGCGCCGACCACGCAGACGCACGCACCAGGCGACGCGCCGGCGCCCGCCGCGCACGGCCCTGCCCCCACAC